The window GGTTTGAAAGCAGAAAACCCCATCCATGATCAACATGGGCGGGGTTTTTTCATTTTTGGAATAACCGGGCATGCATTTGGATGCCCGTGGGGCAATGAACCAATGTTGTTGAAAAGGAGGGTATGACATTGAAAGAGAAACTGAGGGTGGAGACCCAGGCTCGGGCCAATTCCATGAAGCCTGGGAAGTGGATCAACAGTACGTGCAAGATGTGCATTCACACCTGTGCGATCCGGTGCCATGTTACGCCTGAGGGGGTTATCAACAAGATCGAGGGGAACCCGACCTCACCGTCAAACCGCGGCAAGGTGTGTGTCAAGGCTGTCTCTGGTATTCTGCGTACGTATGATCCCTATCGTTTGACGCATCCCGTGAAGCGCACCAATCCGAGGAAGGGTCCGAACGAGGATCCCGGCTGGGTGGAGATTTCCTGGGAGGAGGCGATGAGTACGGTTGCCGAGAAGGTCAAGGCCTGTGTCGACAAGGATCCCCGGGAGTTCATGGCGGCGATTTCAGACTTCCACAAGATTTACCTATGGGCCTGGCCTGCCTGCGTGGGCAGTGCGAACCAGTTTCACGTTGTCGGTACTTATTGCGGCGGCGGGTACCACATTACTGCGGGTATTTACAATTCTGCATTTGCCGGTGCCGGTGACTACCTGTATTGCAAATATTGGATGAATATTGGTACGGGTGATGGCTTTTCATCGCATCTGCACGTCGGAGGGGCTCAGGGCTACATGTCCGACCTCCGGGATCAGGGTTGCAGGGTGGTCACCGTGGAACCAAGACTTTCAACGGGTGCTTCGAAATCCGAGGAGTGGGTTCCGATTCGTCCTGCTGCTGACCGTCAGTTTGTTTTGGGCATGATCCACTCGTTGCTTTACGATCACGAGATCTACGATGCGGAGTATCTGAAGTGGTACGCGAACGGCGGTTATCTGATTCGTGACAACGGTTTTTTCAAGCGTTCGGCGACAGAGACCCATACGCCTCCTACCGGCCGTCCTGCGGGGTCAGTGTCTTGGTTTGCCCAGCGGAACCTTGAGAAGCACAAGCCCATGATTTGGGATCCTGTTGACAACAAGGCCAAGGTTTTCGACGATCCGACGATCAAGGACATCGCCCTTTTCGGCAATTACGAGGTTGAGGGTGAGCGTGTCCGCCCGGCTCTTCAGTTCATCAAGGACACTTACAAGGAATACACGCCCGAATGGGCGGAGAAGATCACGACCGTTCCCGCCGCAACAATTCGTAGGCTGGCAAAGGAATTGGGTGAGGCGGCCCAGATCGGTGCGACGATTACGATCGATGGAGAAGTTTATCCCTATCGCCCCGTGTCGATTAACTGGTATCGCGGCGCCCAGGGACACAAATGCAGTGCCATGGACAACCAGGTTTTTATTGTCATAAATATGCTTCTGGGTTGCTACAATGCGCCGGGCGGCCTGCTGGGTGTTGTTCTTGGCTCTCCCCATATGGCTTGGACGGATGAGCCTGGGTTGGATGGTCTTTTGGATCCCAAGCCTCATCAATTGCATCCAGAAGTTCCCTTCTCCTGGCCGTCAAATACCGTTCAGTTGGTGGAGCTGTTTCCTATAGGTGTTGATGCCGGCCAGCTGAGCTATTTCACCTGTAAGGATCCGAAGGCGTTTGGCATGGAATGGAAGCCGAAGGTACTGCTGACTTACCATTCCAACACGATCTGGTCTCTGCCGGGAAATGTGGAAGGCTGGTACGAGATCTTGAGGAACCTCGAGTTTATTTTTTCTATTGAGCTGTTCCACAACGAGACGAGTACCTTCGCGGACATCATTCTTCCCGATACCACCTACCTTGAGTCCTGGGCTTTGCTGATGTGCGAGCCCCCGATCACGGAGGGTTTGAACTGTCGTCAGCCCGTTGTGAAGCCCGCCGGTTCCTGCCGAGACAGTTTTGACATCATGGCCGAGCTTGCGGAGCGGATCGGGAAGCTGGACATCATGAACGGCGTTTTCTCTTACATTACGGGTTTGGTGAACGATCCGGATTTGATGCCGGATGTTACGAAGCGCTACAC of the Deltaproteobacteria bacterium genome contains:
- a CDS encoding molybdopterin-dependent oxidoreductase, giving the protein MKEKLRVETQARANSMKPGKWINSTCKMCIHTCAIRCHVTPEGVINKIEGNPTSPSNRGKVCVKAVSGILRTYDPYRLTHPVKRTNPRKGPNEDPGWVEISWEEAMSTVAEKVKACVDKDPREFMAAISDFHKIYLWAWPACVGSANQFHVVGTYCGGGYHITAGIYNSAFAGAGDYLYCKYWMNIGTGDGFSSHLHVGGAQGYMSDLRDQGCRVVTVEPRLSTGASKSEEWVPIRPAADRQFVLGMIHSLLYDHEIYDAEYLKWYANGGYLIRDNGFFKRSATETHTPPTGRPAGSVSWFAQRNLEKHKPMIWDPVDNKAKVFDDPTIKDIALFGNYEVEGERVRPALQFIKDTYKEYTPEWAEKITTVPAATIRRLAKELGEAAQIGATITIDGEVYPYRPVSINWYRGAQGHKCSAMDNQVFIVINMLLGCYNAPGGLLGVVLGSPHMAWTDEPGLDGLLDPKPHQLHPEVPFSWPSNTVQLVELFPIGVDAGQLSYFTCKDPKAFGMEWKPKVLLTYHSNTIWSLPGNVEGWYEILRNLEFIFSIELFHNETSTFADIILPDTTYLESWALLMCEPPITEGLNCRQPVVKPAGSCRDSFDIMAELAERIGKLDIMNGVFSYITGLVNDPDLMPDVTKRYT